The Euleptes europaea isolate rEulEur1 chromosome 9, rEulEur1.hap1, whole genome shotgun sequence nucleotide sequence TGAGAAAAGTTCACCAATCATTGAGGTGTTTTTCTTTCACACCCTGACCCCAGGACAAGGTTGTATCTGAAATTGTCTCAAGCTACTGGCCCTTCCTGGAGTGGAACATGGGACTCTTGCCAAGCTGGGTGATGAGGCTTTAGTTGAGGGACATTGCAATGGCTAGAGAGTCTGCTTTGATTAAGAGGGATGGCATGGGAACGGGCTTCCTAAAACTAGAGCATTGTGCTATATCTTAGCTGGCCTCAGTCATGGTATCAGTTATTAGAATTATGAATAAAGTGTCCTTGGAAAATAGTGGAATAGAGGGGAGGGGTTAAAGTACATGGTAGATCTGGTTAAGAACTTCCTCCCCGAGTGCCTGTTTATTAATCGGATATCTGTACTGCTTTTAAATTGCAAAGGGAGCCAACTCTGAGCTGTAAAAATACAATAAACCTCTAATTGAAGAAAAatcctatgaacacatgaagctgccttatactgagtcagaccctcggtccttcaaagtcagtattggctactcagtccagcagcagctcttcaaggtctcaggcagaggtctttcatatccccttcttgcctagtcccttgaactggagaggctgggggttgaacctgggaccttctgcatgctaatcaggtgctctaccactgagccatagcccttccccaTGCATTGAGGATCAGCAAAAGTGACTCCAAAGTGCTGTATATCCAGTAAAGACTTGAGCCCCAGCAGCTTTCTAGAAATTAAAATACTGCCAGTCCCCAAGTGCCATCACCTCACTCCCTGGTTAGTAGTTGTTGGGACGCTTGTAAGACTCTTGAGAAGAGCAATGAGCAATATCAGTAGTACTTCCAGAGGCTGGAAAGTACTAGTCTAGTAACAGTTAGGACTCCAGGTGCCTTTAAAGAAAGGCCAAGCTGCACATAAAGGTGATACAATACTGTCATGACAATGAATGCAGAGAAATGGATTAACTTTGTTTGGATTCAACTATAGTTCCAATAGTCTGCTACTAAGTGGTGCTATTGCCAGTTATGGCATGATGCTCGCACAACTGTAACAGCTTATATTTCCTACTTTAAAGTATCATTCTTCAACAGCATTATTAAATAtttgaattaaaaataatcaCCATTCTTGTGCTGTACAATGCAAATAGAAATTGCTGTTTGGACACAATGGCATTGTCTTTGCAGCACAATGTACACTTCTAGTGCAATCGCTTTAGTACCAGTGGAAGTGAGCAAGATACATGCCTATGTTTGTCCTTGTCCTTCGACGTGCAGAAAAAGACAGAGGCCAAAGCTCCGTTATACATCTCTCCAGAGGCAACTGGACAGCTGGCATTCCAGCATTCCCCCTTGTAAGATGGGGATACATACAAAGGATAGATTGGAAAGATTCCTTTGATGTCCCCCATCCCTGCCTGAAACAGACAGCCTGAATGGTCTGggttgtgtgtgggttttttaaaattctttgttAACAAGCATtgtggaagctgccttctagccAAAACATAAATAACTGAATAGGACTCCACCTTTACCCCCTAGGAGCAGGTCCAGAGGGAGTGTTTGATTCTGCAATCCCGATGCAGTGTCAAAATCCACCCTGTTGAGATAGAGAGGGTTCTTGAAGACTAGCATTCCAGCTTCTCAAGGTAGGTATGTGAAAGACATCCTAAAATTTGCTGAGTATCACCCAAACCATCTGGGATCTTGGACCCCTAGAGAATGAGCTATTAACTTCCATTCCACACTGAACCAGCCTGGCCACCTTAATCCCTTTGGGACAAATGACGAACCTGTTTGGTCCAGGCCATCTATTTGTCATGGGAATTCAGAGCCAGTATCAGGTATTTGATGGTGGGACTATATTTTATATGGCTCTGATTGATAAGAATAGCCTCTCACATCAGAGATGGAGATTCGCTTGGGAATAGAGAAATCCGCTGtcattcttagaaaggaggctggcaTAGGTCCAGCTCCCTTTGGCATGAATATCTGGGCATTTGGGATTTCCCGTCTTCAGTGTTTAATCCACAGGAAGTTGGGCATGGGTTAAGGACTCCTTCAACAACTTGTTACCTCGgggaactctgcacatgccctGAGGAACCAGCTAAAGCTTAGGTAACTTGTTCAGCTTAGTTAAACTttattgcttttcattttaataTCTCTCTTTGTTGCTGGGCACTTCCccttgtattttgttttgccttttcccACCCTTTTTTGAATCCAATTAcctctttcccttttttctctcttttacaATAAACATTTTATGAAGACTTTTTGGGGGGGCGGCTTCGCTTAGTACAATCTGtctctctgggatatttctcttaatctctttTTCTTGCGCTAGACTGCATGGGTGCTACCAGGTTGGTTACAAGTTATTGTTATTGCTCTAGTTCTGCGCAGGAAGACTACCTTCTCAGCAGGTCAGGAGATCCTAAGCGGTGGCAGCGGGTTATcagggtactttccagggaacccttggtctaagggagtttcccagcaggGAAAGGCACCATTTGTCCTTTCCTTCTGTAAGTATGTGTACTGTAGCCTCAGCTACTCAGCCCAGTTGGATACAAAGGAGATTCTCCAGTAGCTGAGGAAAAATCTAAATTGTTTCACACAATGAAGTCTAGTGATGCCTATTTGCAATTTGTATTCAATGATCTGGCAAAATTAAGTATGTGCTTTAAAATACCCCCTCTGCTCTACATCggcattgtttttaaaagtatgAGGGTTGAACCAGATCGTATATACCCTACTGGTTGGGGAAAGCTTTTGTGATCTTTAAAGCTTGCATCTTTTCATTTGACACAGAACCAACATGCGCAAAATACCCCATCAGGACAGTGAGGTTATCCAAAGATATCTAGTTCCACAAAAACTGTCAGCGTATGACATCTCAAGCACAGGGAGAGGACTTGTGGAATGATTAGATGCATGGACTCACAACCCCTGCCATGAAATACACATGCTTCAAGCATACTGAGCTTCCACCTTCCCTGTATTTGGACGTAGTGAAAGACTAAGGGTGGAGGTAATAATTGTTTAATAAAACATCTCGATGACTTAAGAGGATTTCATACCCACCtacattttaaaagttacatGTGATCTATTACCATCTCTGATCTATGAAACTGTTTAATTGCTCTGCTGAGCTGTTTGTTTCTTCCTCTTGAAAGCTATTTGCTTAGAACAAAGTAAGATGAAAACTTTTTCAGGGAAACATGCATTTATTAAGCATTTGCAGTGGaaatcaacattttttaaaatgtgtatttttaaaaaattgtgtacAAAAGTGTTGTGTAGTTTTTAATTCTCAAGAGACCCACACACCCTGATGCCGCATTCTAACCCACTCATCATTTACAACAAAGTGGAAAGCTCCAGTTGAGAGCTTCCTGCACATACCCTTTGTCTTCTtgggcaggggggaaaaacacaacaCAAATTGAGATGGAAAATGATAATTGGCCAGCAATAATGTTTGATGGTTACAGAAGCCATTTTCTGAAAGGACAGGTATTCTCTAGCTACAAATAAGCACCATGTTGCAAGTTTTATTTGAATAGGCTCTTATAGTACCTTGGTTCTTTTTGGCATCATTTGGAACTATTAAATGAATGGCTACATTTTAAGCTGTTGAGTagattctccccctccctgcactgGTTTACAGAGTACATGAAGGCTAACAGAAGCACTACAGTGAAACGGACATTGCAACTCTTTGTCAATTGGGAACTTCATGGAACAGCACACTCAAAATAAGTGGTTAAAGGCCCTTGAGTTTCCTCAGGGCACATCGTACAATCAGGGAAGAGTGTGCATATTTTCACTGGGGCAGATTCAGCAAATGTGCCATTTTCTCTACCACATTCTTATAAAGGCAATGTGTGAGAACCACCAACGCTTCTATAAAAGATGCCTCAAGCACAACTGTTGCTTCTACAGCAATAGCACTTGACCTCTTTTTGTGCATGTGTACAACCTGCAACCGTTTCAcattctcttcttccttctgtgaTTTCTGCAGCTACTGGGTTGTGAGACTAAACGCAATGCATAATGAATTTTacaaccttccccttccccatttgGTAACCTAATATAACGTAACTGGCAAAAAGTGTGATGGGTATGGAGCCCATCAAGGATTGCAGCTCTTTAGAAAGGCCTGTTCCATTCACAGCAAGTACAAAAGCAACTTTGCTGAGGAAGGACTGGTTGTCTGAAGGACGACACCTGCCAGTTCCAAAGAAGCTTGGCTTCATACAGCTGGCCTCATCTTGAAGAGGTGCTATGCATTCTAGCCAGGTTTTACAAAAGGTAGTTAAGATTTTATTGGTTCTAATGAAACCAAGATGCACAATTACCTCCATCTAGTGAAAAATGAATGACTTGATGCTTTCCCCCCTAAAGGTTTAGGTGTACATTTGTCACTTGGCTCTGCATAGCTGTTCACATTGCAAGATACATTTGTCTTCAAATAAGGATACGTTCAGcctcttgttttttcttttcatcCTAAAGGATGCTTGTAGCTTTTGTGCCCAAGGTGTTTCCCTCTTTAAATGTATCAAATGAAAAGTCAGAAACAAGCTTATACACAGTATTTAAACCCAGCTGCTCAGTAACTTCCACTATAACCTTTACATTGATTAAATGCTGCTGAAAAGCCTCACTTTTCTGTGGCCCAGGGCAGCTGGAATGTAGAATGATATGTGCAAATGCtagcatgcatttttttttactaacaATGTTACTGGCAGCCTGACATAAGAACAGATAACCAATTAAGAGTCATGAATTCAACTTTCCAGTAGGGATGTTGGAGACAAATTAAGTTTGAGGGGCTTTTTTGGCACCTATAAAGACTTAGCAAGAGCATATCTTCTTTCTTGCCTCCATAACAAGGTAAGAGTTTATTGAAATCACACAAAGCAGGGTTCTTCTTGGTATCCAAAGCTACCAATCGGTTCCAACGAATTTACAAGACACAATATACAACCTGTTTAAAACGCCCAGGAGGAGGGCCTTTCGAGATCATCTTTACGACTGAGGATTTCACAGCATCAGTGAATATGGAGAATGAGCAGATAACAGCGGCAGTTCCTTCACTTCAGATGTGCAGGCCACAACAATCAGGGTACAGTCAATTTTTCACACTCTTTATGGAGGTCTACTGAATACATCGTTCCCAAGCCAACCcagtggcagtgattctggctGCAGTTACTATGAAGCATAAACACACCCTTTTATTGACACTCAACTTCCAAAATTGCCACTGACTTCAAGGTAAGGAAGGATTCCTACCCAGCATAGCACTTTCTGAGAAACCTCTACTCTCAGATGTGCTGGCAAAACTGCAGCCGTTAACAGAACTGTAAATCAGGAAGCTTAGCACCTGTATAATCAATTATATatctgtatatacacacacacaagttctgtAACCAAGGGAAAAATTAAAACTATGAAGTTTAGCATATAAGCCTTTTCTCCTGTGTTTCAAAGCCTTTCTAGTCTCATTTGACACAATCACAGAAAGCTTCCCTGTAAGGATATGCATGATCCAGATGGAAAAGCAGAAGACATTTTACCCTGCTAACCACTTCCGCATTCTTTCCTTTAATAAACTGCAAACAAGGGAAATGTAATCCAACAGCCATTTACATAATTACCACCAGGGTAAACAATGTTGCAGAGGAACTCATAATATCGACCATTTTAAAACGTACAAACACAAATGGCAGATTGCCAGGGATGCAagggccctggttattatttaaCAAACTcattgagcagcagcagcagcttgttaaaaaaaataaataaatatcaaggaATGACAAAAAAAAGATCACATTTCCTTTGGCATTTGAAAGTGATTTACATGACTGCAAGAAAAAAAACCTATCACCAAATGCATAAACAGGATATGAAGAGATCCATACCGTTGTTTTGTCTTCTGCATATACGTCTTAGTAATTTGGGAGTTATGGACAAGCTTCGATTGCTGCAGAAAACCCTGCAATAAGTTAGCTTACGACCACCTCTTCAATTTCTATTTTGCATCAGATGTGTGACAGGTATGTTGCATGACTAATCAGCAAAAGAGTGATAGAGTAGTCGTCCATTGTCCGAtcttcaagcaaaaaaaaaaatggactgTATACTTTCCTATCTACTATGCAGAGGAAATATTGGAGAGCAAACAACTCTTGTTGCATTTGATATCCTCCGATTGTGCCCTCATATCTTTGCCTTTTAGCTCAAAAGTAATTGATGCAGTTCTGTAACGATATTGTAACTTTCAACAAAGATATGAGTGTTTGGAGACTATAAAACTAATGTTTTCAGAGGTTTTAGATCTCTCAGGGTGAATAAAAAGACGGACTATATGTACAAGTGTTTTTAGCAGACATCAATCCAGAAGAGACTTCTACTGGCTTTTAACATatgtacaatttaaaaaaagaaaaagaaaaacttccAAGTGTCAATCATGGAAAAATGCAGAGTGTGACATTCAAAGCTCTTTATAAGCAAACCCCTGCCCAAAATTATGTCCAAAATTCAACTAGGAAGCTATTACCAAAAATCTGATTGCACCACAGCAaatactggagaaaatggtggcattCTCAGTGTTAACAGAGAATCAGTTCTTCCCGGCGAAATTCATTCCGTCCAGAATTTATTGAAAGAGGTTTGAGTTCTGTGTAAGAAACAAAAGAGCGGCTCCACTTGTTTGTGCTATGTCCAAATATACCAAACCTTTATACAATAGTGTAGAAATTACAATGGTTGAAACACTTTTACTGGTTATTCAAAATATACCACCTGGAGTGGAAAACTAGGCTAACTTTAAATGGCACAGACCCACAAAATTCTGGAGAGGTTCTAGTGTGATATTGTAATTGTGTGTGCAGCTGGGAGTACAGGTGGGGGGctgaagggggaaaagaagacACATGGGATTGCTGTTCATTGTTAGGTGGGGTGAAAACGTTTCGGAGTAGGCCATCATTTTGAACTACGAGCACATCTGGAAAGTTTTCAGGAAAAGTTACAAGAATGAATACTCAAGTACTTCAAATGGTGCTCTGTTCAGTTTAccctactttttttttaagtgtctaaGTAAAGTACAAGCATGCAAATACAAGGTCAGTCCACAGGCACGTAggatccattttaaaaaaacggTTAAGGTAGCTGGGATGAGTGACATCAACAACCGATGATTATGGATACAATCAGTGATGTGTTCTGAGTAATTCTTAAAGTCAAATTCCTGACACAAATTCCTGCTAGTCTTGGTCACGCCGCTAACTCTAAAGTAGGCATGTTGTCCCTCCCCCCATTGTTTTAGCCAAGCTCAAGGAATTTACAATATTTAGTAAGAAAAAATTAAagtatttccccctcttttttttaaatttacacaGACGTTTAATTAGCTTTATTTACAGagcatgtgttgttgttttttcagtcTCCGATAGTGCCTAGATAGCATCAGGCGagaatgccatttttaaaagagAATCTATATAGAAACCTAAAAATAAGAGATGGTGCTGCTCCTCGAGAAAAGGTAAGCTGGACTACGGAAGCAGTTCTCTGCACATGGCTCAGTTACTCAGAAGTAGTTCTGTTGCTGTCTCTACATCCCATGATTTTGATGACAAGGCCACTATTACTGCATTCTGTAAAGAcaaaacgaacaaacaaaaaggaatcaGCATGCAACTTCTCTTTACACAAACTCAACCGCAGCTAAGAAATTACTCATGCTATTTTGATCTCAGAAACGTAGCCAAAAATCAAACATTAAATGGATTTCTCTGAATTTTCAGAATCACTAAAAAGTGTTCACTGTGGTgctaaaggggtgggggagggaagaaacaggaaaagtCAGCAACTGCAGCCTCATATGTACAAGACTTACCCTATCGAAGCCCATCGCACAAAGGTTTTCTATCTTTTTGGTGTATTCTGGACTAGAAACTGGTGCTCCAGCATACACGTGCGCCCAAAGTCGAGCTGTCTGTTTAAACATTTCTGGATTTTGTTTGTACTATaccaataaaagaaagaaaaaaagaaaaagtgaacaCTTGTTCAAAAACCTAAGGGGAGCTTTTGCATTCAAACCAGTAACTTCAGCTTATCTTAGAAAGGGACATCAGCCTGGCATTACTCTTAGTATTAATGAAAGATGTTTCTTTGCCCCTGGCCTGCAGTTATTATGAGGTTCTCAGTCTGGATGATTGCTGCTTTTGATTTTTGTTCTACTTCTGCACTTCTTTTACTGTTTTATGTTTGATCATTTTATGATGCTTCTGTTATTATTCTCATTCTCAGGTCTGTACCACCAGGTGACAGGAACACGGTGAACAAAGGAGGCAAATCTACCAACTGCAACATCACACTGACCAAATCAGACACATGCATCACTGATTACTGTGACCACAGAAGCAGCAGACATGGAGGGAATTGTCCTGTGCAAAAAGCATCCTTTAGCTAAGTTCAGCTGCTAAGTTTCTGAAAGTGCTCGACTGCTGGCTATTCCCAACTGAAACCTGTGTGGCACAGTgctcagagtgttggactagagacCCAGATCTGAATCCTCACACTGCCACGGAAACtggctgggcgaccttgggccaatcatgtactctcagcctaaactccctCAAACGGTGGTGGAGTTTGTGAGAAGAATGATGTACGCCTCTGATTCCCcaatgggaagaaaggtggggtataaatgaagcaaataaatatgtgTTTCTGGGACATTCAGCTGCATGAAAACATTTGTAAAAGGCATGCAAGAAAACTGTTTAGCTCTATTCAGTCTTACTGcattttgaggaaaggttgaaggagctgggtatgtatagcctgaacaggagaagactgagaggggatatgataatcatctttaagtacttgaagggctgacatatggaggatggtgccgagttgttttctgttgccccagaaggtcgaaccagaaccaatgggttgaaattaaatcaaaaaagtttccatctagacattaggaagaattttctaacagagtggttcctcagtggaacagacttcctcaagaggtggtaagtgctccttccctggaagtttttaagcagatggctagatagccatctgtcagcaatgctgattctatgaccttaggcagttcataagagggagggcatcttggtcatcttctgggcatggaataggggtcactgggtgtgtgtggggaggtagttgtgaatttcttgcactgtgcagggggttggactagatgaccctggtggtcccttcaaattctatgattctatgtatcctAGCACAGCAAACACTGGCTGCTCACTGCTTTACACAAGTCGCCAGCAAAGCACGGCTTGTTCACAGTGAttaactgaatttcccctgaagGAATGTACTACTGAAAAATATTAAACAGTGTCAATATAACTTGGCGCAGGAAACTGCTGATCTTAAATTACACAGGTATGATTGCAAAATTGCATTTCCACTACACTGAAGATGCAATACGACTCTACATTGTACGTGGCTACACATTAGTAGTAAGTACAGAAAACTAATatcaagcaattaaaaaaaaccaagagtCTTATCTCTTTGGATGACACATTtcccaggaattttttttttaaattctggtgTAAGTCTTCCCACCACTACGAGAGGAAGTATTTGCACTTGAATTATTCTGAATAATTAGCTCcaggaatttttccctgcaaaaaTGCAAAACTCCCAAGTTTAAAACACTTTGGAGAAAACTTTACTCTAGTTTTCTGGCCCCATGACTGTGATGTAAAGATACAGCTACCACAATTTTCAATTCTATACATTTTCCAGACTCCTCATACTCGAAACAGGAATTCATTTCACTACCCTATTTCCAACTGATTACTCTTCCTATGAGAAAAAAACCAGGAAATTACACTTCCGATCAGTTTGGGAACTGTCAGTATCCTTTTGGAGGGGGAGatggaaaatgaagaaagaggCCTGGTTTTTTTTAAGCTATACCTGATTTGCTACAACTGCATCTTGGGGGTCATCAGGTTCCGCAGCTGCCAAGAGCGCCTGGAGTGATAACAACACTGTCCTTAGAGTCATCGCTGCTGCCCTGAAATACAAGTTTGAGGCCATCATTTCTTCTGCTTTGTCACACAATCAGCACATGTGTTATGCTAATACTTATGCttcgcttcagttctgtttttagacttctggttggttctacaacgcAAATCCTATTGTAtcatttattgaatgtcccatccatcAATTATATTGACtcgctctgtgtaatctgcctcgagtccaagtgagaaaggcagactataaatggcgtaaataaaataaaaactaaataaatGAGGCCACGTATAATATAACACTGATAAGACCAATGCGGCATCGTTAGAAGATAGAGTATTTAAACACACCTCGGCAATCACCTGATCGGCTGTGCATACCAGGCCCAGCCCTTTCCCAAATATCAAAACTGTCGCAAAGGAAAGCATCCAGGTTGCTTTGCTAATAAGTAAAACAGAACAGCACCATAACATTAGGCATCAATGCAATAGCATTTGTGATGCACGCTTTCACATTAACGTTCAAATGAGCAGGAGATCCATGAAGATCCTTTCCCCCCATGtatcccccttccccacactatttcttcttcccCCACTTTGGCAGCCTCTATAACCTCTCCTCCCCCTGCTTCCTGCTGTCCCACCTACACACCTTTATTCCCCACCCCGTTTTcagctttcttccccctcccctgctcccaaGAGCCTCCCCGTTTTCTTCCCTCCCACCTACCTACCTTTCACTGTCCTCCCTCCagcttcttcttttctcccctttccctgacttcttccttccctccattcCAATTGTTACCTTTTTTGCCTCGCTCCACCTTTGACTGACAGAAACTAAAGGTTGGAGGCAATATTAAACAGTCTCATAAGGTATCAGTGGGCATTTATCTCTTAAAGCTAAAGATGTTGTTTCTATTactttggtttatttttttaatccccaagtatgttttgtgtttttttgttttttttagatttcagatttttctgcaaatcaggGGCTTTCATTAGGTTTGCAGACAAAACTGTCTTATCTGTCTCTGGTCCCATTCTATGCATTTTCTGATCCACACCCTAGAGCTAGGTTCAGAGTTAGATATAGTGACTATGGCCTAGTTCTTACTGAGATCGTAAAACTATGTCTGAGCTGTACCACTTCAAACAACAGATGGGGACTTGGCATGATAGAATGCATTTGGGGGGTTCCTTCACAgagataatggcaaaccatctcggttcctctcttgccttgaaaactgatGGGGTAACAACACGTTggtgacttgtcagcacttttcACTACCATTCCTAATACATAAAAAATTAGTATACCAGGAAGAAGGCTAGTACAACCCTTCTTTCTAACAAGCTAGTTTTCTGTAGGATTGTTTTGTATAGAGGAGCATTCCATCATGCAAGCCCTCACCTAAATGGTCCCAGACGGGTTCATCATCTCAGTTAAAACTTAACTAATACTGGATCAGAGCACAAGAGCTGATCCACAAACACAAATTCATCATGACACACTAAATATTGTTTATTTGTTATAAACACATGCTTTTGTATCTATGCTTTCCTTCCTTTTGGTCTTATTCAACATGCAGTTACAACAAAATTCCTACCTACATGCACACAAAACTAAACAAAATGAGTTGTAAGAACCCTATTATCAAAAGCAGTATTCACAGGACCTTTCTGTGAAAGATATCATCAATCAGCAACTGGCAACCATCTAACCTCTATCAAAGAACAGCCTCATTACTCTATGGTGGGACACTACCTCACAGAACACTCCTACTTGTATGGCAAAAAACCATAAAATTAAACAACACATGTATTCTAAGTGCTTAAGCAAGAGAGGTTCGGTTTACCTTTGGGAATACTCCCTCCTTCACTTCACGGTTTTCACTGTCCAAATTTTGCAAGGTTAAGGTCAGCGCTAAGCTCTAAACCATGTTTGAAAGTCAATTCTAGCCACACCTTGCCAATTTGGATATTCCAAACACTGTGGCTAGTGGAATCCAAGGAGCAGAAAAACCCATGAACCACCAAACTGAGACACTAGATTTTTCTCAAGCCATTCAATTTAAGTTACCATAGCTGCACAATTATACTGAAATAAGTTTTATATTTTTGAAGCGTCAGGTACAAAATGTGTGTAGCAGCCCTAATAATAAACTGgatgctaaacagggtcagtatgtggatgggatatcatcaaggaagactggggctgctatgtagaggaaggtgatggtaaactACCTCTCTGCCTATtgcttgccttcaaaaccccatgaggtgaaACTTCATGGCATCactatgagttggttgcaacttgatagcatGCTTTATGAAAGACAGAAATAAACAAATGTCCTGCAAATCTCTTCTGCCTTTTTCATTATTTTGCTATAAGAAACCATCATTTATTTTAACTGCATCTAATTGAA carries:
- the UBE2K gene encoding ubiquitin-conjugating enzyme E2 K, with amino-acid sequence MANIAVQRIKREFKEVLKSEETSKNQIKVDLVDENFTELRGEIAGPPDTPYEGGRYQLEIKIPETYPFNPPKVRFITKIWHPNISSVTGAICLDILKDQWAAAMTLRTVLLSLQALLAAAEPDDPQDAVVANQYKQNPEMFKQTARLWAHVYAGAPVSSPEYTKKIENLCAMGFDRNAVIVALSSKSWDVETATELLLSN